A single window of Brevundimonas vitisensis DNA harbors:
- a CDS encoding DUF4113 domain-containing protein, with protein sequence MKRNWTLKAEMRSPAYTTRFGETPIVRAAG encoded by the coding sequence CTGAAGCGGAACTGGACGCTGAAGGCGGAGATGCGGAGCCCGGCCTATACGACGCGGTTTGGCGAGACGCCAATCGTGAGGGCGGCGGGGTAG